In Pseudomonas sp. HR96, the DNA window AAGCCGGCGTCGTTGACGTGACAGAAGAACACCGAGCCAGCGCCGATGGCCAGCGCCACCAGCGAACTCTGGGTGGCAGCCAGCCCGGCCATCAAGGGCGCGAGGATGCCCGCCGTGGTGGTGGTCGCCACCGTCGCCGATCCGGTGGCCTGGCGCAGCGCCACGGCGATCAGCCAGGCCAGCAGGATGTAAGGCATGTGCGCGCCCTCGGCGACCTTGCTGATGGTCTGGCTGACGCCGGCATCCAGCAGGGTCTGCTTGAGGCCGCCGCCGGCACCTATGGTCAGCAGCAGCACGGCGATCGGCGCCAGGCTTTTACGCAGGGTGTTGCCGACATGCTCGCGGGCCATGCCGTTGGCCCAGCCCAGGCAGATCACCGCAGCGATCACTGCCAGGCCCAGTGCCACCAGCGGTTCGCCGAGGAACTTCAAGGTTTGCGCCACGCCGCTGGCCACTGGCATCGCCACCTTGGCCAGGGTACTGCCGAGCATCAACAGCACGGGCAGCAGGATGATCAGCAGCGACACGGCAAAACTCGGCTGGCGCGGCTGGGTCACCGGCTTGCTGAACAGCTCGCCCAGCTCCGCAGGCGCTTCAATGTGCAGGCGCCGCGAAAGCCAGTTGCCATACAGCGGGCCGGCCAGGATGACCGCTGGAATGGCCAGGCACAGGCCCAGTAACATGGTCAGGCCGAGGTCGGCATGCAGCGCACTCACCGCAATCAACGGGCCCGGGTGCGGTGGCATCAGGGCATGCAGCGTGGTCATGCCGGCCAGCGCCGGAATGGCGATTTTCAACAACGGCTGGCCCGAGCGCCGGGCCATGACAAAGATGATCGGCACCATCATCACCAGGCCGACCTCGAAGAACAGCGGCAGGCCGATGACCATCGCCACCAGGGCCATGACCCACGGCAGGCTGGCGCCCTTGCCCATCTTCAGCAAGGTGGTGGCGATACGGTCGGCCGCCCCCGATTCGGCCATCACTGCGCCCAGCATCGCACCCAGGGCGATGATCATGCCGGCCTCGCCGAGAATGCCGCCGGCACCCTTGCTGAACGCCTTGGCCACTTCTTCGGCGGGCAGCCCGGCGCCAATGCCGGCAATGAAGGTGCCGATCAGAATCGACAGAAACGGCGGCAGGCGAGTGGCGCTGATCAGCACGATAATGGTGGCGATGGCGGCCAGGCAGCAAAGGATCAAGCGGCTGTCATGGGCCATCCAGGCAACGGTTGATGGGTCCACTGGGCACTCCTGTTTGTAGGCGACAAGGCTGCAACATTCAGTTGCAAATCCGCCAGAGCATACCCGATAAACCTGGCACTTTGCCGCATCGCTGCGGCATTCAGTTTGAACTTGCCAGCCGTTTTCCTGCCGACTCTAGAGAGCGACGGTGCGCAACCGTTGATATTCAGAGCACACTCGAGGAGGCTTCGACATGCCGGATGCACAAGGCAAAATTCGTTACGCAGTGGTCGGTGGCGGCTGGATTTCCCAGGGCGCGTTCATGCCCGGCGTGGCCCAGACCCGCAATTCGGTGATGACCGCGCTGGTCACCGGCGACCCGATCAAGGCCGACCGCCTGGCCCAGAAATACGGCCTGAAGAGTTACGCCTATGAAGAGTTCGACACCTTGCTCAAGAGTGGCGAAATCGACGCCGTGTACGTCGCCACCCCGAACTTCCGCCACCGTGAGTTCGCCGAGCCTGCGTTGCTGGCCGGCATCCACGTGTTGCTGGAAAAGCCCATGGCAGCCAGCGAAGAGGACTGCCTGGCAATCAATGCTGCGGCGCGGCAGTCGGGCGCCAAGCTGATGATCGCCTACCGCCTGCATTGCGAGCCGGGCACGGTGGAAATGGTCGACCGCGTGCGCCGCGGCGATATTGGCGACGTGCGTCTGTTCAGCTCGGTGTTCAGCCAGGTCACCAAGCCCTCCAACCACCGCATGCAGAGCGGCTTCTGGGCCGGCCCCGCGACCGACATGGGCCCCTACCCGCTCAATGCGGTGCGCAACCTGTTCGCCAGCGAGCCGGTGCAAGTGCACGCCGTGGCCACTCAGACGCCGGGCCGACCGGTCAACACGCCAGACACGGTCAACGTGACCTTGCGTTTCCCCGAAGAGCGCCTGGCGACCTTTACCGTCAGCTACAGCCTGCCGGCCACCGAGCGCTTCCAGGTGATCGGCGACAAGGGTGAGTTCGAAGCCTCGCCGTGCTTCGGCTTTGGCGAGGGCGTGGGGATCGCCTACCGGGCGACCCTCGACGGCAAGACCCAGGAACACAAGCACCCGGTGGTCGACCATTTTGGTGGCGAAACCGAGTATTTCTCCGATTGCATCCTCAATGACCGCGCCCCCGAGCCGGACGGTGAGGAAGGCTGGCGCGATGTACGCGTGCTGGCGGCCATAGAACGCGCCTTGAGCACCGGCCAGGCCCAGCGCCTCGAGCCACTGCCATCGCGCCGCGGCATCCAGCGCGACCAGGCTCGCAGCCTGCCCCTGGCCAAGGTGCCGGATTATGTGAATACTTCGCAGCCCAATGGGTGAGGTGATCAGCGGCCGCCTTGAGATTCAAGCGCGGCCGCTATCGGCCGCCCGCGGCCTATCGCCAGCTTCGCCGGCTCCTACATTTATTTCGATTTATGTCCATGCAGTGGCATCGCCTATGACCGCTCTTGATGTTCGACGATAGACCGCCAAGCGCCAGGGCGGTCATAGGTGATCTGTCTGGAACGGCACGGTCGAAGCAAATGTGGGAGCCGGCGAAGCTGCCGATAGGCCGCGCGGGCGGCCGGTGGTGGCGATATTGAACCTCTCGCCTTGCACCACCCCAACCCACCCCGGTTGCGCATAACCCTCAAGAGTCGTACGATAACTGACAATAACGGTGCCCAGCACCCGACAACAACAGCCACCCGCTCCATGCCGCCAAGGCACCCGCCCGCATCCCTCACAGGAGATACCTCATGCCCAATGTTCTCGGCCAGAACTTCATCGCCGGCGCTCGCAGCGCGCAAGGCAAGCCCCAGCACAAGAGCCTCGACGCCAGCACCGGCGAAGCGTTGCCGTATGAGTTCTATCAAGCCACCGATGCCGAAATCGATGCCGCCGCCCTGGCCGCCAAGGGCGCCTTTGCCGAGTACCGCCAGCTGAGCCCGGCCCGTCGCGCTGAATTCCTCGACGCCATCGCCAACGAACTGGACGCCCTGGACGATGAGTTCGTCGCCATCGTCTGCCGTGAAACTGCCCTGCCCGCCGGCCGTATCCAGGGCGAGCGTGCGCGCACCAGCGGGCAGATGCGTCTGTTCGCCAAGGTCCTGCGCCGCGGCGATTTCCTCGGCGCGCGCATCGACCTGGCCCTGCCGGACCGCAAGCCGCTGCCGCGTGTCGACCTGCGCCAATACCGCATCGGCGTCGGCCCGATCGCCGTGTTCGGTGCCAGCAACTTTCCACTGGCCTTCTCCACCGCTGGCGGTGACACCGCGTCGGCCCTGGCGGCTGGCTGCCCGGTCGTTTTCAAGGCCCATAGCGGCCACATGGCCACCGCCGACCTGGTGGGCTGCGCGATCATCCGCGCCGCTGAAAGCACCGGCATGCCCAAGGGCGTGTTCAACATGATCTTCGGCAGCGGCGTGGGTGAAGGCCTGGTCAAGCACCCGGCCATCCAGGGTGTCGGCTTCACCGGTTCGCTGCACGGCGGCAACGCCCTGTGCAAATTGGCTGCCGAGCGTCCACAACCGATTCCGGTGTTCGCCGAGATGTCCAGCATCAACCCGGTGATCCTGCTGCCCGACGCCCTCGCCGCCCGCGGCGACACCGTGGCCAAGGACCTGGCAGCTTCCGTGGCCCTGGGTGGCGGCCAGTTCTGCACCAACCCAGGCCTCGTGGTCGGTGTACGGTCGCCAGCCTTCAGCGCCTTCCTCGGCCAGCTGCAGGAACACCTCGGCGCCCAGGCACCGCAGACGCTGCTCAACGCCGGCGGCCTGAAAAGCTATGAAAAAGGCGTCGCCCACCTGCTGGCGCACCCGGGTATCACCCACCTGGCCGGCAATCCGCAGGAAGGCAAGCAAGCGCAATCGCAGCTGTTCAAGGCTGACGTCAGCCTGCTGCTCGAAGGCGACGAGCTGCTGCAGGAAGAAGTCTTCGGCCCGGCGACCATTGTCGTCGAAGTCGCCGACGACGCCGAACTGGAACGTGCCCTGCTGGGCCTGCGCGGCCAGCTGACGGCCACGCTGATCGGCGAGCCGGCGGATCTGCAGAAATATCAGTGGCTGGTGCCGCTGCTGGAGCAGAAGGTCGGGCGAATCCTGGTCAACGGCTACCCAACCGGTGTGGAAGTGTCCGACGCCATGGTTCACGGCGGCCCGTACCCGGCGACGTCCGACGCCCGCGGCACTTCGGTGGGTACCTTCGCCATCGACCGCTTCCTGCGCCCAGTGTGCTATCAGAACTACCCGGATGCGCTGCTCCCCGAGGCGCTGCGCAACGCCAACCCGCTGGGCCTGCAACGCCTGGTCAACGGTGAGTGGAGCAGCCAGCCGATCAACTGACGGCAGCTTGCTGCGCCGCTCGGCGCAAACCTGAAAAAAACGGCGCAGACACCTGTCTGCGCCGTTTTTTTTTCAGCCATACTGCATGGACTGTCCGTCTAGAAATGACCCTAGGGTTCTGTTACCACTAATATTTTTTGGAGTGGCAGGCAAAGCAGTGGCACACTGGCATCAAAGCGTTGCGTCCGAGCGTTCCAGATGATCAAAAAGATAGCCGTCAGTGATCTGCAAGTCGGGATGTTCGTCCACGAATTCGGCGGGGCGTGGCTGGATCACCCCTTCTGGAAGTCGCGCTTCAAGGTTCAGCACAGCGCCGACCTGAACAAGATCCGCGAGTCGGGCATCGGTGAAGTCTTCATCGACACCGAACGCGGCAGCGATGTGCCGAGCAGGCCTGCCGAACGCCCGCCGCTGGCGGCCCAGGTCTGCGCGGCCGTGGACAGGCCGCCGCGGGTGGCGCTGGACGTCGAGGTGTCGCGCGCCTTGAAGATCTGCGGCCGGGCCAAGGACGCCGTGATCAGCATGTTCAACGATGCGCGGATGGGCCAGGCGATCAACGCCCAGGACACCGCCCTCCTGATCGGCGAGATCTCAGCCTCCGTAGAGCGCCATCCGCAGGCCCTGATCAGCCTGTCGCGGCTCAAGACCTCGGACGAATACACCTACATGCATTCGGTGGCGGTGTGCGCGCTGATGGTCGCCCTCGCCCGCCAGCTCGACATGCCCGATGAATGGGTGCGCGAGGCCGGCGTGGCCGGGCTGCTGCACGATATCGGCAAGATGACCATCGACATCGACATCCTGAACAAGCCGGGGCGCCTGACCGACGACGAGTATGGCATCGTCAAGGGCCACCCCGAAGGCGGCCTGCGTATCCTCCAGCAGAGCAAGCTCAACAGCGCCACGGCCATCGACGTGTGCCTGCACCACCACGAGAAATACGACGGCAGCGGCTACCCCTTCGGCCTGGCCGGCGAGCAGATCAGCGTGTTTGCGCGCATGGCGGCGATCTGTGACGTGTACGACGCCATCACCTCCGAGCGCCCGTACAAGAAAGCCTGGGGCCCGGCGCACTCGATCCGCGAGATGGCCACCTGGGCCGGGCACTTCGACGAAAAGATCTTCCAGGCCTTCGTCCGCGCCGTGGGCATCTACCCGATCGGCGCGCTGGTGCGCCTGCACAGCGAACGCATCGGCCTGGTGGTGGAGCAGAACGACAGGCACCTGCTCAAGCCCAAGGTCATGCTGCTGGTGTCGGCACGCACGCGCATGCCGCTGGAGCGCAAGGTGCTGGACCTGGCCAGCTTCACCGCCGAGGACCGCATCATCCGCATCGAGTCGGTCAAGGACTGGGACCTGCACAACCTGGATGAAATCTGGAGCGGCCTGCCCGCGCCGGTACAAGGCTCGCGTTTCTGAGCTGTGCCCTGACGCAAGGCCCGGTGCGCAACGCCGGTCATCGCCGCTGAACCTTCATGTATGCGGCGTTGCCAGTGGTATGTCGATCAACGACTATTCTGCTCCGGCAATGCATGCACGCGAAGGAGGCATTTCATGAAATACGTCAACCTGGGCCGCACCGGCCTGAAGATCTCGCCCATCGCCCTGGGCTGCATGACCTACGGCATTCCCGACCGCGGCAAGCACCCCTGGACGCTCGACGAAGACAGCAGCCGGCCGCTGATTCGTCAGGCGGTGGAGCTGGGCATCAACTTTTTCGACACGGCCAACAGCTACTCGGACGGCACCTCCGAGGAAATCGTTGGCCGCGCGCTGCGGGATTTCGCCCGCCGCGACGAGATCGTCATCGCCACCAAGGTCTACTTCAAGTTCCGCGACGCGCCGAACAACGGCGGCCTGTCGCGCAAGGCGATCTTCCACGAGATCGACAACAGCCTGCGGCGCCTTGGCACCGACTACGTCGACCTGTATCAGATTCACCGGTGGGACTACGAAACGCCTATCGAGGAAACCCTCGAGGCGCTCCACGACGTGGTCAAGGCCGGCAAGGCCCTGCACATCGGCGCTTCATCGATGCACGCCTGGCAGTTCGCCAAGGCCCTGCACACCGCCGAGCGCAACGGCTGGACACGCTTCGTCAGCATGCAGAACCACCTCAACCTGCTCAACCGCGAAGAGGAACGCGACATGCTGCCGCTGTGCCGCGACGCCGGCATCGCCGTGCTGCCGTGGAGCCCGCTGGCCCGCGGCCGGCTGACCCGCGCCTGGGACGAAACCAGCGAGCGTACCCAGACCGACGACTACGGCAAGACCTTGTACCAGGCGCGCACGGCTGACGCCGACCGCCAGGTAGTGGAAGCGGTAGCGCAGATCGCGGCCGAGCGCGGGGTACCCAAGGCGCAGGTGGCACTGGCGTGGGTGCGCCAGGCGCCGGGCGTCACCGCGCCATTGGTGGGAGCTTCCAAGCCGTCGCACCTGACCGACGCGGTGGCGGCATTGGAGCTGGATCTGACCGATGAGGAAGTACAACGCCTGCAGGCGCCCTACATTCCCCATGAGGTGGTCGGTTTCGAGTGAAACTGCGGCGTGCTGTCAGTGCAGGTCAGCTGGCAGCTCGCCGCCATTTTCAGCGATCTTGCGCAGCACTTCCTTGTGCAGCCAGATGTTCATGCTGGCCGAATCCTCGGTCGAACCGCTGTATTTCAGTTCCTTGGCCAGCTCCTGGCGCTTGGTCAGGCCGCTGTCGAGGCCGAGCAGCTTGAGCAGGTCGACAATCGAGGTGCGCCAGTTCAGTTTCTCGGGGTTATTGCTGGCCAGGCCGTCAAGCTTGGCGGCGACATCGACGCTGCTGACGGCCTGCGTAGCGCTGCTGGCTGGAGCCCCGGCGCTCGGCGCATCGGCGGTGGGCGTTGTCGGCGCGGGGGCTGGCTGGGCGGACGCATCGGTGTGGGGGCCGATGCCGAGTTTCTCCAGAATGGCTGAAAACAGGCTCATGGTTGTGCTCCGTTGAATGGCAGTGAGGACCAGGTCGGTCCTAAGGGATGACCCTGCCAGGGCCCGAGCGTTCAGGTTGTGTGCTGACTGATTGGCAACATCCTGGGGCCGCTTGCCACTTCCTTTACGCCGCCGCTGGCACATCCTGATAAGATGCTGGCCCTTAGCTGGCTATCGAAGTTGATCCAACGCATGTCTCTTTCCCTGTCCCTCCCGCAGATCCGCAGCAACGTGCTGGCCGGGCTGACCTCCTCGTTCGCCCTGGTGCCCGAATGCATCGCCTTCGCCCTGGTGGCCCAGCTCAACCCGCTGATGGGGCTGTACGGTGCCTTCATCATCTGCACCCTGACCGCTCTGTTCGGCGGCCGCCCGGCGATGATCTCCGGCGCTGCGGGCTCCATGGCGGTGGTCATCGTCGCCCTGGTGGTGCAGCACGGCGTGCAGTACCTGCTGGCGACCACGGTGCTGGGCGGGCTGATCATGCTGCTCTTCGGCCTGCTGCGCCTGGGCAAGCTGGTGCGCATGGTGCCGCACCCGGTGATGCTCGGCTTCGTCAACGGCCTGGCGATCATCATTGCCTGGTCGCAGCTGGAGCACTTCCACGACGCCCAGGGCGCCTGGCTGCGCGGCTCGGCCTTGTGGGTCATGCTCGGCCTGGTGCTGCTGACCATGCTGATCGTCTACGTCCTGCCGCGCCTGACCCGCGCGGTGCCGGCGGCGCTGGTAGCGATCGTCGGCGTCAGCCTGCTGGTGGCCTGGCTCGACCTGCCCACGCGCACCCTGGCCGACATGGCGGCCATCGCCGGCAACCTGCCGACCCTGCACCTGCCCCAGGTGCCGCTGACCCTGCAAACCCTGCAGATCATCCTGCCCTACGCCGCCTTGATGGCCATGGTCGGCCTGCTGGAAACCCTGTTGACCTTCAACCTCACCGACGAAATCACCGAGACCCGTGGCCAGCCCAACCGCGAGTGCATGGCGCTGGGTGCGGCGAATATCCTGTCGGGGTTGTTCGGCGGCATGGGCGGCTGCGCCATGATCGGCCAGACCGTGATCAATCTCAGCTCCGGCGGGCGCGGACGGCTGTCCGGGGTGGTCAGCGGGGTGATGATCCTGCTGTTCATTCTGTTCCTGTCGCCCATGATCGAGCGCATTCCGCTGGCGGCGCTGGCCGGGGTGATGTTCGTGGTCGCCCAGCAGACCTTTGCCTGGGGATCCTTGCGGGTGCTGGGCAAGGTGCCGCTGACCGACGCCCTGGTGATTGTCGCCGTGACCCTGGTCACCGTGTGCACCGACCTGGCCACGGCGGTGCTGTGTGGCATCGTCATCGCCGCGCTGGCCTTTGCCTGGCAGCATGCCCTGGACCTGCGTAGCGACAGCGCCACCGACCCTGACGGGGTCAAGACCTACAGCCCCCACGGCACACTGTTCTTCGCCTCGACCACGCGCTTTCAGGCGCTGTTCGATGCCCAGCAGGACCCCGCGCAGGTGGTGGTCGATTGCCGCGCCCTGCACGTGATGGACCATTCGGCGATTGCCGCGCTGGAGACCCTGAGCGAGCGCTATCAGAAGGCCGGCAAGCGTCTGGAGTTGGTCGGCCTGTCCGCGCGCAACCGGGCGTTGCTGGAGAAGGCCGCCACGCGGATTCCGTTCCAATAAAGTCTCCCAATAGACTCATTCCACAGGCTCATGGCCGTTCGTCGGGCCATGGGCACTGCCTGAGCGCCCCAACACACCAATATCAGGTAACGACCCATCCATTGGAGACGTACCATGATCAAGCACAAACTGACGGTATTGGCCCTGTCGGGCCTGCTGGCAGCGACCTCGCTGGCGAGCTTCGCCGGCACTGCCGCCCCTGACAGCATGCAACCTGGCACCAAGGGTGAAATGAGCAACGCCAACAGCGGCTCCACCGTGAACGGCACCAGTTCCAGCGCCACTGGTGGCGGCAACATGGGCACCGGCGCCGGCAGCACCACCAGCGGCAGCAGCATCAGCGGCTCCAGTGGCAGCGGTGCAGGCGGCAGCGGCACCGGTGGCGGCGCGGGTGGCAGCGGCGGCGCAGCGGGTGGTGGCGGTTCAGGTGGTGGTGGCAAATAAGCCATAGCCTGACTTATAAAAGCCCGGGGGCTTTGCCCCCTCCCACGATCAATGTGAGAGGGGGCAAAGTCCCCGAGTTTTTGCTTTGTGCGGCCTAATCCTCGAAAGCCCCCACCACTTCCCTGCCCCCCACAAAAAAACTGTCAGCCACAATGCGCAATGGCTGCAGGTCGACATCGCTTGCCCCATCCCTGACCAACCGCTGGAAGTGCCGATACACCGCCGCATACTCCCCTTCCGGAGCCACCGGCTGGGCCACGCCATCGACACTGAGCAGCGCCCCGCCTTGCTCCAGGCGCAGCACGTCGCCCTGGGCCTTGATCTCGATCTGCCAGAGTTCTTCCTGGCCATGGTCCCAGTCGAACTCGGCGCGCACGTTCAAGCCGTTGCTGTCGGTCATCTGCACATCGGCCGCAATCGGCGCCTGGCGGTTGGCAGGGAAACGCAGCGCGGCGGCCTCGACGAACAGGCTCTCGGGCAACAGGTAACTCAGGATCGACAGCGCATTGATGCCCGGGTCGAATACCCCGAGCCCCCCCGGCTGCCAGATCCACTGCTGTCCGGGGTGCCATTTGCGCACGTCTTCCTTCCAGTCGACCTTGACGCTGTCCAGTTCGCGCTCGGCCAGCCAGTCGCGGGCCGCTTCCACCCCGGGGGCGAAGCGCGAGTGCCAGGCGAACAGGCAACTGACGCCCTGCTCACGTGCCTGCTCGACCAGCGCCATGGCCTCGCCCAAAGTAGCGCAAGGCGGTTTCTCGACCAGCACATGCTTGCCTGCAATCAGCGCCTGGCTGACCTGGGCGTAACGGCCCTGCGGGGGCGTGCAGAACGCCACGGCATCCAGTGTCGGCCCCTGCTCGAGCATCTCGGCCAGCGAGCGGAAATTTTCCACCCCAGGGCAAGGCTCGCCCAAGGTGGCCACGGCCAGCAGCTCGAACGCCGAATTGGCACGGATCGCCGGCACATGTTGGTCTTGCGCGATCTTCCCGTAACCTACCAGTCCCAGACGAATCGGACGCATGCTGAACTCCTGTGCTTGTCATTTTTGTAGGGCTCTAGGATTTGCACAGGCTTTATAGCAGCAATCGGCCGATCAGTTGTGGGCGCTGTTCACTTGGCGAACAGCTGGCTCATGTCCTTGAAGGCCTTGAACTCCAGCGCGTTGCCGCAGGGGTCATAGAGAAACATGGTGGCCTGCTCGCCGACCTGGCCCTTGAAGCGGATATAGGGTTCGATGACAAAGCGCGTGCCCAGCCGTTGCAGGCGCTCGGCCAGCGCCTCCCACTGCTCCCAGTGCAGGATGATGCCGAAGTGCGGCACGGGTACGTCATGACCGTCCACCGCATTGGTGCCAGCGTGGGCCTGGGAGTCGGTCTGCGGATGCTCGTGAATCACCAACTGGTGCCCGTAGAAATCGAAATCCACCCAGTGCTCGCTGGAGCGGCCTTCGGGCAGGTTGAACACCTCGCCGTAGAAGCGCCGGGCAGCGGCCAAGTCGTGAACAGGGATAGCGAGGTGAAAGGGCGAAAGGCTCATAGGAGGTCCAGTGCGGGTTGGGTAAGGGTGGCGCAGATATTGAGCCAAGGTATCTTTTGCGTAAAACGGATATATTTTCGCCCGAGCAATAAAATTATTCATTGATTGGCGACCCCATGATCCGTGAAATGAAAACCCTGTTGAGCGTGGCCCAGCTGGGCACCTTTGTCGCTGCCGGCAACCGCGTCGGCTTGACCCAGTCGGCGGTCAGCGCGCAGATGCGCAGCCTGGAGCAAGCCGTGGGCACGCCACTGTTCGAACGCACCGGACGCACCGCCACCCTCAACGCGGCCGGCCAGCGCGCGGTGCGCATGGCGACCGAGATCCTGCAGATCTACGAGCGCCTGTGTACCCCCGAGCAACCGGACGGCTACCACGGCAGCCTGACCCTGGGCGCCATCGCCAGCGCCCAGACCGGCATGCTGCCTGCAGCCCTGGTGCACCTGCGCGAAACCGCGCCGCAGGTGCAGACCAAACTGGTGCCGGGAGTGTCTTTGAACCTGCTCAGTGCGGTGGACGCGGGCGAACTGGACCTGGCGATCATGATCCGCCCGCCGTTTGCCGTGCCCAAGGAGCTGCGCGTCGAGCTGCTGGCCCAGGAGCCCTTCGTGCTGATCTGCCCGCTCGACCTGCCCGGCGACGACCCCCTGCAACTGCTGCGCGACCAGCCGCTGGTGCGCTACGACCGCCACTCTTTCGGCGGCCGGCTGGTCAGCAACTTTTTGCGCGAACAGCGCATCGAAGCCCGCGCCGGGCTGGAGCTCGATGAACTGGATGCGATCGTGCGCATGGTAGCTGCGGGCCTGGGCGTTTCACTGATCCCCCGCGCCGGCTTGTGGTTGCAGCAGCCGGCGCGGGTGCGGGTGCTGGAACTGGGGCCACTGACCTTTCATCGCGAGCTGGTGCTGGTGCTGCGCCATGCCCAGCACCGGCAGCCCTTGATCCAGCTGTTCCGCCAGTGCCTGGGCGGCACCGGCGAGACCGCCGATCAGATCGGCGGCGACGCGCTGACCACCCGCAGGCACAGCCCCTCGTAGGGATCCAAGCTGATGGTGAAATGGCCGTCCTCGGTGAGGTCGCCC includes these proteins:
- a CDS encoding DUF3597 domain-containing protein, giving the protein MSLFSAILEKLGIGPHTDASAQPAPAPTTPTADAPSAGAPASSATQAVSSVDVAAKLDGLASNNPEKLNWRTSIVDLLKLLGLDSGLTKRQELAKELKYSGSTEDSASMNIWLHKEVLRKIAENGGELPADLH
- a CDS encoding gluconate:H+ symporter, encoding MDPSTVAWMAHDSRLILCCLAAIATIIVLISATRLPPFLSILIGTFIAGIGAGLPAEEVAKAFSKGAGGILGEAGMIIALGAMLGAVMAESGAADRIATTLLKMGKGASLPWVMALVAMVIGLPLFFEVGLVMMVPIIFVMARRSGQPLLKIAIPALAGMTTLHALMPPHPGPLIAVSALHADLGLTMLLGLCLAIPAVILAGPLYGNWLSRRLHIEAPAELGELFSKPVTQPRQPSFAVSLLIILLPVLLMLGSTLAKVAMPVASGVAQTLKFLGEPLVALGLAVIAAVICLGWANGMAREHVGNTLRKSLAPIAVLLLTIGAGGGLKQTLLDAGVSQTISKVAEGAHMPYILLAWLIAVALRQATGSATVATTTTAGILAPLMAGLAATQSSLVALAIGAGSVFFCHVNDAGFWMVREYFGLQLKQTIMVWSVLQTIVSVVGLVGTLLLWHALG
- a CDS encoding aldo/keto reductase is translated as MKYVNLGRTGLKISPIALGCMTYGIPDRGKHPWTLDEDSSRPLIRQAVELGINFFDTANSYSDGTSEEIVGRALRDFARRDEIVIATKVYFKFRDAPNNGGLSRKAIFHEIDNSLRRLGTDYVDLYQIHRWDYETPIEETLEALHDVVKAGKALHIGASSMHAWQFAKALHTAERNGWTRFVSMQNHLNLLNREEERDMLPLCRDAGIAVLPWSPLARGRLTRAWDETSERTQTDDYGKTLYQARTADADRQVVEAVAQIAAERGVPKAQVALAWVRQAPGVTAPLVGASKPSHLTDAVAALELDLTDEEVQRLQAPYIPHEVVGFE
- a CDS encoding Gfo/Idh/MocA family oxidoreductase; translation: MPDAQGKIRYAVVGGGWISQGAFMPGVAQTRNSVMTALVTGDPIKADRLAQKYGLKSYAYEEFDTLLKSGEIDAVYVATPNFRHREFAEPALLAGIHVLLEKPMAASEEDCLAINAAARQSGAKLMIAYRLHCEPGTVEMVDRVRRGDIGDVRLFSSVFSQVTKPSNHRMQSGFWAGPATDMGPYPLNAVRNLFASEPVQVHAVATQTPGRPVNTPDTVNVTLRFPEERLATFTVSYSLPATERFQVIGDKGEFEASPCFGFGEGVGIAYRATLDGKTQEHKHPVVDHFGGETEYFSDCILNDRAPEPDGEEGWRDVRVLAAIERALSTGQAQRLEPLPSRRGIQRDQARSLPLAKVPDYVNTSQPNG
- a CDS encoding VOC family protein, producing the protein MSLSPFHLAIPVHDLAAARRFYGEVFNLPEGRSSEHWVDFDFYGHQLVIHEHPQTDSQAHAGTNAVDGHDVPVPHFGIILHWEQWEALAERLQRLGTRFVIEPYIRFKGQVGEQATMFLYDPCGNALEFKAFKDMSQLFAK
- a CDS encoding HD-GYP domain-containing protein — protein: MIKKIAVSDLQVGMFVHEFGGAWLDHPFWKSRFKVQHSADLNKIRESGIGEVFIDTERGSDVPSRPAERPPLAAQVCAAVDRPPRVALDVEVSRALKICGRAKDAVISMFNDARMGQAINAQDTALLIGEISASVERHPQALISLSRLKTSDEYTYMHSVAVCALMVALARQLDMPDEWVREAGVAGLLHDIGKMTIDIDILNKPGRLTDDEYGIVKGHPEGGLRILQQSKLNSATAIDVCLHHHEKYDGSGYPFGLAGEQISVFARMAAICDVYDAITSERPYKKAWGPAHSIREMATWAGHFDEKIFQAFVRAVGIYPIGALVRLHSERIGLVVEQNDRHLLKPKVMLLVSARTRMPLERKVLDLASFTAEDRIIRIESVKDWDLHNLDEIWSGLPAPVQGSRF
- a CDS encoding Gfo/Idh/MocA family oxidoreductase, with protein sequence MRPIRLGLVGYGKIAQDQHVPAIRANSAFELLAVATLGEPCPGVENFRSLAEMLEQGPTLDAVAFCTPPQGRYAQVSQALIAGKHVLVEKPPCATLGEAMALVEQAREQGVSCLFAWHSRFAPGVEAARDWLAERELDSVKVDWKEDVRKWHPGQQWIWQPGGLGVFDPGINALSILSYLLPESLFVEAAALRFPANRQAPIAADVQMTDSNGLNVRAEFDWDHGQEELWQIEIKAQGDVLRLEQGGALLSVDGVAQPVAPEGEYAAVYRHFQRLVRDGASDVDLQPLRIVADSFFVGGREVVGAFED
- a CDS encoding aldehyde dehydrogenase (NADP(+)), which encodes MPNVLGQNFIAGARSAQGKPQHKSLDASTGEALPYEFYQATDAEIDAAALAAKGAFAEYRQLSPARRAEFLDAIANELDALDDEFVAIVCRETALPAGRIQGERARTSGQMRLFAKVLRRGDFLGARIDLALPDRKPLPRVDLRQYRIGVGPIAVFGASNFPLAFSTAGGDTASALAAGCPVVFKAHSGHMATADLVGCAIIRAAESTGMPKGVFNMIFGSGVGEGLVKHPAIQGVGFTGSLHGGNALCKLAAERPQPIPVFAEMSSINPVILLPDALAARGDTVAKDLAASVALGGGQFCTNPGLVVGVRSPAFSAFLGQLQEHLGAQAPQTLLNAGGLKSYEKGVAHLLAHPGITHLAGNPQEGKQAQSQLFKADVSLLLEGDELLQEEVFGPATIVVEVADDAELERALLGLRGQLTATLIGEPADLQKYQWLVPLLEQKVGRILVNGYPTGVEVSDAMVHGGPYPATSDARGTSVGTFAIDRFLRPVCYQNYPDALLPEALRNANPLGLQRLVNGEWSSQPIN
- a CDS encoding SulP family inorganic anion transporter, which produces MSLSLSLPQIRSNVLAGLTSSFALVPECIAFALVAQLNPLMGLYGAFIICTLTALFGGRPAMISGAAGSMAVVIVALVVQHGVQYLLATTVLGGLIMLLFGLLRLGKLVRMVPHPVMLGFVNGLAIIIAWSQLEHFHDAQGAWLRGSALWVMLGLVLLTMLIVYVLPRLTRAVPAALVAIVGVSLLVAWLDLPTRTLADMAAIAGNLPTLHLPQVPLTLQTLQIILPYAALMAMVGLLETLLTFNLTDEITETRGQPNRECMALGAANILSGLFGGMGGCAMIGQTVINLSSGGRGRLSGVVSGVMILLFILFLSPMIERIPLAALAGVMFVVAQQTFAWGSLRVLGKVPLTDALVIVAVTLVTVCTDLATAVLCGIVIAALAFAWQHALDLRSDSATDPDGVKTYSPHGTLFFASTTRFQALFDAQQDPAQVVVDCRALHVMDHSAIAALETLSERYQKAGKRLELVGLSARNRALLEKAATRIPFQ